Proteins encoded together in one Pantoea sp. CCBC3-3-1 window:
- the thrC gene encoding threonine synthase yields MKLYNLKDHNEQVSFSQAVKQGLGKQQGLFFPLELPEFELTEIDEMLEMDFVSRSSKILSAFIGDEIAPHQLHERLKTAFAFPAPVAKVTDDISALELFHGPTLAFKDFGGRFMAQMLSYVSGADEKITILTATSGDTGAAVAHAFYGMENVRVVILYPQGKISPLQEKLFCTLGGNIQTIAIDGDFDVCQSLVKQAFDDEYLKKTIGLNSANSINISRLLAQICYYFEAVAQLPQEKRNQLVVSVPSGNFGDLTAGLLAKSLGLPVKRFIAATNANDTVPRFLTGGEWSPNTTVATLSNAMDVSQPNNWPRVEELFRRKTWRLTDLGYGAVDDETTKATMLELADLGYISEPHAAIAYRLLRDQLQEGEFGLFLGTAHPAKFKESVEEILGQKLPLPEALAERAELPLLSHKMSADFAALRDFLLNK; encoded by the coding sequence ATGAAACTGTACAATCTAAAGGATCACAACGAGCAGGTTAGCTTTTCACAGGCTGTAAAGCAGGGGTTGGGCAAGCAACAGGGCCTGTTTTTCCCGCTGGAGCTGCCTGAATTTGAGCTGACCGAGATCGATGAAATGCTGGAAATGGATTTCGTCAGCCGCAGTAGCAAAATTCTTTCTGCCTTTATCGGCGATGAGATCGCGCCACACCAGCTGCATGAGCGTCTGAAAACCGCCTTTGCTTTCCCGGCACCGGTGGCAAAAGTGACCGACGACATTTCCGCGCTGGAACTGTTTCATGGCCCGACGCTGGCATTCAAAGATTTTGGCGGCCGTTTTATGGCGCAAATGCTCTCTTATGTGAGCGGCGCCGATGAAAAAATTACCATTCTGACGGCAACCTCTGGCGACACCGGCGCGGCGGTAGCGCATGCTTTCTACGGCATGGAAAACGTGCGTGTGGTGATCCTCTATCCACAAGGCAAAATCAGCCCGTTGCAGGAAAAACTGTTCTGCACGCTGGGCGGCAATATCCAGACTATCGCTATCGACGGCGATTTCGACGTCTGTCAGTCGCTGGTCAAGCAGGCATTCGACGATGAATATCTGAAAAAGACCATCGGTCTGAATTCCGCAAACTCTATCAACATCAGCCGTCTTCTGGCGCAGATTTGCTACTACTTTGAAGCGGTCGCGCAGCTGCCGCAGGAGAAGCGTAATCAGCTGGTGGTTTCCGTACCAAGCGGTAACTTTGGCGACCTGACTGCGGGCCTGTTAGCCAAATCGCTGGGGCTGCCGGTGAAGCGTTTTATCGCGGCAACCAACGCCAACGATACCGTGCCGCGCTTCCTTACCGGCGGCGAATGGTCGCCGAATACCACGGTCGCTACGCTTTCTAACGCCATGGATGTGAGCCAGCCTAACAACTGGCCACGCGTGGAAGAACTCTTCCGCCGTAAAACCTGGCGCCTGACCGACCTGGGCTACGGCGCGGTGGATGATGAAACCACGAAAGCGACGATGCTGGAGCTGGCGGATCTGGGCTATATCTCCGAGCCGCATGCGGCTATCGCTTATCGTTTGCTGCGCGATCAGCTTCAGGAAGGCGAGTTTGGCCTGTTCCTGGGAACGGCGCACCCGGCGAAATTTAAGGAGAGCGTGGAGGAAATTTTGGGCCAGAAACTGCCGCTGCCAGAAGCGCTGGCCGAGCGTGCTGAGCTGCCGCTGTTGTCGCACAAGATGTCGGCGGATTTCGCTGCGCTGCGCGATTTCCTGCTGAACAAGTAA
- the yaaA gene encoding peroxide stress protein YaaA, with protein MLMVISPAKTLDFESPLATKTFTQPALLDDSQKLIEVARELTPVEIGALMSISDKLADLNVGRFQNWHPPFTLENARQAILAFKGDVYSGLQAETFNEQDFAFAQQHLRMLSGLYGLLRPLDLMQPYRLEMGTKLANPAGKDLYAFWGDKLTEALNAALAEQGDDVLINLASDEYFKAVKPKKINGRIIKPVFLDEKNGKFKVISFYAKKARGLMSRYVIENRLGKAEQLKDFAVDGYFFAADESSENEWVFKRREQ; from the coding sequence ATGTTGATGGTGATCTCTCCGGCAAAAACGCTGGATTTTGAAAGTCCGCTGGCGACAAAAACATTTACCCAACCTGCGTTGCTGGATGATTCCCAAAAACTGATTGAAGTCGCACGCGAACTGACGCCGGTTGAAATAGGCGCACTTATGAGCATCAGCGACAAGCTGGCCGATTTGAACGTCGGACGTTTCCAGAACTGGCACCCGCCCTTCACGCTGGAAAATGCCCGTCAGGCTATTTTGGCGTTTAAGGGCGACGTCTACTCGGGCTTGCAGGCCGAAACGTTTAACGAGCAGGACTTTGCTTTCGCGCAGCAGCATTTGCGCATGCTTTCCGGACTGTATGGCCTGCTGCGCCCGCTGGATTTAATGCAGCCGTACCGGCTGGAGATGGGCACGAAGCTGGCCAACCCGGCTGGCAAAGATCTTTATGCATTCTGGGGCGATAAACTCACCGAGGCGCTGAACGCGGCGCTGGCGGAACAGGGCGACGACGTGCTGATAAACCTGGCATCGGATGAGTATTTTAAAGCGGTTAAGCCGAAGAAAATTAACGGTCGCATCATCAAGCCGGTATTCCTTGATGAGAAGAACGGTAAGTTCAAGGTGATCAGTTTCTACGCCAAAAAAGCACGTGGCCTGATGAGCCGGTATGTGATTGAAAATCGCCTCGGCAAAGCAGAACAGCTAAAAGATTTTGCCGTGGACGGCTACTTTTTTGCCGCTGATGAGAGCAGCGAAAACGAATGGGTATTTAAGCGTCGCGAGCAGTAA
- the tal gene encoding transaldolase produces MTDKLTSLRQLTTVVADTGDIAAMKLYQPQDATTNPSLILNAAQIPEYRKLIDEAVAWARDQSSKKEEQVQYASDMLNVKIGLEILKLVPGRISTEVDARLSYDTEGSINKARALIKLYNDAGISNDRILIKLASTWQGIRAAEQLEKEGINCNLTLLFSFAQARACAEAGVFLISPFVGRILDWYKANTDKKEYAAHEDPGVVSVSEIYEYYKQHGYETVVMGASFRNVGEIIELAGCDRLTISPALLKELAESEGTLERKLSYTGEVKARPAKMTESEFLWQHNQDPMAVDKLAQGIRNFAVDQGKLEKMIADLL; encoded by the coding sequence ATGACGGACAAACTGACTTCCCTGCGTCAACTCACTACCGTAGTTGCCGATACCGGTGACATTGCCGCGATGAAGCTGTACCAGCCACAAGACGCGACCACCAACCCTTCACTGATTCTGAACGCTGCGCAGATCCCTGAATACCGCAAGCTGATTGATGAAGCTGTGGCCTGGGCGCGCGATCAGAGCAGCAAAAAAGAAGAGCAGGTCCAGTACGCTTCCGACATGCTGAACGTGAAAATTGGCCTGGAAATCCTGAAGCTGGTGCCTGGCCGTATCTCTACCGAAGTCGATGCGCGCCTCTCTTACGACACCGAAGGCAGCATCAACAAAGCGCGCGCGCTGATCAAGCTGTATAACGATGCGGGTATCAGCAACGATCGCATCCTGATCAAACTGGCTTCCACCTGGCAGGGTATTCGTGCCGCAGAACAGCTGGAAAAAGAAGGCATCAACTGTAACCTGACGCTGCTGTTCTCCTTTGCTCAGGCGCGTGCCTGTGCCGAAGCAGGCGTATTCCTGATCTCGCCATTCGTGGGCCGTATTCTTGACTGGTACAAAGCCAATACCGATAAGAAAGAGTATGCAGCGCATGAAGATCCGGGCGTGGTGTCCGTCTCTGAAATCTACGAATACTACAAGCAGCACGGCTATGAAACGGTGGTGATGGGTGCCAGCTTCCGTAACGTCGGTGAGATCATCGAACTGGCAGGCTGCGATCGTCTGACCATCTCTCCAGCGCTGCTGAAGGAGCTGGCCGAGAGCGAAGGCACGCTGGAGCGTAAGCTTTCTTACACGGGTGAAGTGAAAGCACGTCCGGCAAAAATGACCGAATCTGAGTTCCTGTGGCAGCATAACCAGGATCCGATGGCGGTAGATAAACTGGCTCAGGGCATCCGTAATTTTGCCGTTGACCAGGGCAAACTTGAGAAAATGATTGCCGATCTGCTGTAA
- the mog gene encoding molybdopterin adenylyltransferase: MNTLRIGLISVSDRAANGIYQDEGLPALEAWLAQALSTPFEIEKRLVPDEQPMIEHAICELVDELFCHLVLTTGGTGPARRDVTPDATLAIADREMPGFGEQMRQISLNFVPTAILSRQVGVIRKQSLVINLPGQPKSIKETLEGLKDADGKTQVHGIFASVPYCIQLLDGPYIETHAEVVAAFRPKSARRDTNS, encoded by the coding sequence ATGAATACACTACGCATAGGATTGATTTCCGTTTCCGATCGCGCCGCGAATGGCATCTATCAGGATGAAGGATTACCCGCTTTAGAAGCCTGGCTTGCTCAGGCGCTGTCTACGCCTTTTGAGATTGAAAAACGCCTGGTGCCAGACGAGCAACCGATGATCGAGCACGCTATTTGCGAACTGGTCGACGAGCTATTCTGCCACCTGGTGCTGACGACCGGCGGCACCGGCCCCGCAAGACGAGACGTCACGCCGGATGCCACGCTGGCTATCGCCGACCGCGAAATGCCCGGCTTTGGTGAGCAGATGCGTCAGATCAGCCTTAACTTCGTGCCAACGGCTATTCTCTCGCGCCAGGTCGGGGTGATCCGCAAGCAGTCGCTGGTGATTAACCTGCCGGGCCAGCCAAAATCGATCAAAGAAACCCTGGAAGGGCTGAAAGACGCCGACGGGAAAACCCAGGTTCACGGCATTTTTGCCAGCGTACCTTATTGCATTCAGCTGCTTGATGGACCCTATATTGAAACGCATGCCGAAGTGGTAGCAGCTTTTCGTCCTAAGAGCGCGAGACGCGATACAAACAGCTAA